In Streptomyces canus, one DNA window encodes the following:
- the serC gene encoding phosphoserine transaminase, which produces MAEIQIPADIKPADGRFGAGPSKVRTEALDALAATGTSLLGTSHRQAPVKNLVGQVREGISELFSLPEGYEVVLGNGGSTAFWDVATHGLIENKSQHLTFGEFSSKFAKASKLAPWLAEPTVISSEPGTHPEPQAEAGVDVYAFTHNETSTGVAAPIKRVAGADEGALVLVDATSGAGGLPVDVSETDVYYFAPQKSFASDGGLWIGVFSPAAIERAERIHASGRHVPEFFSLPTAIDNSRKNQTYNTPALATLFLLNQQLEWINGQGGLAWSTARTKDSSTRLYSWAEESKHATPFVTDAAKRSQVIGTIDFSDEIDAAAIAKVLRANGIVDTEPYRKLGRNQLRVAMFPAIDPADVEALTKCVDYVIEKL; this is translated from the coding sequence GTGGCTGAGATCCAGATTCCCGCTGACATCAAGCCCGCCGACGGTCGTTTCGGCGCGGGCCCCTCCAAGGTGCGGACGGAAGCGCTGGACGCGCTGGCCGCAACCGGTACCTCCCTCCTCGGCACCTCCCACCGCCAGGCCCCGGTCAAGAACCTGGTCGGTCAGGTGCGCGAGGGCATCAGTGAGCTGTTCTCCCTCCCCGAGGGATACGAGGTCGTCCTCGGCAACGGCGGCTCGACCGCGTTCTGGGACGTCGCGACGCACGGCCTGATCGAGAACAAGTCGCAGCACCTGACCTTCGGCGAGTTCAGCTCGAAGTTCGCCAAGGCCTCGAAGCTGGCCCCCTGGCTGGCCGAGCCGACGGTGATCTCCAGTGAGCCGGGCACCCACCCGGAGCCGCAGGCCGAGGCCGGTGTGGACGTGTACGCGTTCACGCACAACGAGACCTCCACCGGTGTCGCCGCCCCGATCAAGCGGGTGGCCGGCGCCGACGAGGGCGCGCTGGTTCTCGTGGACGCCACCTCAGGCGCCGGCGGCCTCCCGGTCGACGTGTCCGAGACGGACGTCTACTACTTCGCCCCGCAGAAGTCCTTCGCCTCCGACGGCGGCCTGTGGATCGGCGTGTTCTCCCCGGCGGCGATCGAGCGCGCCGAGCGGATCCACGCGTCCGGCCGCCACGTCCCGGAGTTCTTCTCGCTGCCGACGGCGATCGACAACTCCCGCAAGAACCAGACGTACAACACCCCGGCCCTCGCCACGCTCTTCCTGCTGAACCAGCAGCTGGAGTGGATCAACGGCCAGGGCGGTCTCGCGTGGTCGACGGCCCGCACGAAGGACTCCTCGACGCGTCTGTACAGCTGGGCGGAGGAGTCCAAGCACGCGACCCCGTTCGTCACCGACGCGGCCAAGCGCTCCCAGGTCATCGGCACGATCGACTTCTCGGACGAGATCGACGCCGCCGCGATCGCCAAGGTCCTGCGCGCCAACGGCATCGTGGACACCGAGCCCTACCGCAAGCTCGGCCGCAACCAGCTGCGCGTGGCGATGTTCCCGGCGATCGACCCGGCGGACGTCGAGGCCCTGACGAAGTGCGTCGACTACGTGATCGAGAAGCTGTAG
- a CDS encoding FAD-binding and (Fe-S)-binding domain-containing protein, with protein sequence MTDLEADLRKVVRGEVGFDVTSRALVTMDASNYRRVPLGVVAPRDADDVAAVLEVCRTHGVPVVPRGGGTSIAGQATGTGVVLDFTRHMHRVLAVDPEMRTAVVQPGLVLDRLQDAAAPHGLRFGPDPSTHSRCTLGGMIGNNSCGSHSVAWGTTADSVAELDVVTARGQRLRLGQEWAGAPTGLRELVDGELARLRTGFPELPRRISGYALDALLPEHRADVARSFCGSEGTLGVLTEAVVRLVEAPRARALAVLGYADEGAAAEAAAGLLVHRPLTVEGMAADLVPSTAALPRGGAWLFVETGGSSEGEARARAEDVVRAADVLDALVVTDPAGQRALWRIREDASGTATRMPDGSEAWPGWEDCAVPPQRLGAYLRDFRGLLVSHGFKGTPYGHFGDGCIHVRIDFDLLTGPGIARFRRFSEELADLVAAHGGSLSGEHGDGQARAEMLPRMYGEEMVALFERAKGIWDPDDLLNPGMLVRPAPLDTNLRFSVLPREPVEVAFGYPADGGDFSAAVRRCVGVAKCRTTSATGSAVMCPSFRATGEEAHSTRGRARLLHEMLAGEAGGLVTDGWRSEEVREALDLCLSCKGCRSDCPVGVDMATYKAEFLHHHYAGRRRPAAHHSMGRLPMWLRAVDRMRAAAVVNALASVRPLAALAKRLGGIASERRIPEVATETFSRWWDRRKARGTGGEPVVLWPDTFTEHLSPSVGQAAVRVLEAAGLRVVLPPTVHLEKAPVGDGRTVALDPVSLLRGRGRVCCGLTYVSTGQLDGARTVLRRTLDLMAPVLETSAPVVVLEPSCAAALRTDLPELLHDDPRAARLASRVLTFAEALERLAPGWRPPALDRPVVGQTHCHQHAVLGDMADRRLREAAGLTGDLAGGCCGLAGNFGFEKGHFEVSRACAEDQLLPSVRQAPESAVVLADGFSCRTQLDQLAGVRGRHLAEVLAEALRRGEGADGVGGP encoded by the coding sequence ATGACGGATCTTGAGGCCGATCTGCGGAAGGTCGTCCGGGGTGAGGTCGGTTTCGACGTCACCTCCCGGGCCCTGGTCACCATGGACGCGTCCAACTACCGGCGGGTCCCTCTCGGGGTCGTCGCTCCCCGGGACGCCGACGACGTGGCCGCCGTGCTGGAGGTCTGCCGCACCCACGGCGTGCCCGTCGTCCCCCGCGGCGGCGGTACCTCCATCGCCGGACAGGCCACCGGTACCGGGGTCGTGCTGGACTTCACCCGGCACATGCACCGGGTCCTGGCGGTGGACCCCGAGATGCGTACCGCCGTCGTCCAGCCCGGGCTCGTGCTGGACCGGCTCCAGGACGCCGCCGCCCCGCACGGGCTGCGGTTCGGGCCCGACCCCTCCACCCACAGCCGGTGCACGCTCGGCGGAATGATCGGCAACAACTCGTGCGGCTCGCACTCGGTGGCGTGGGGGACGACCGCGGACAGCGTGGCGGAGCTGGACGTCGTCACCGCGCGCGGACAGCGGCTGCGGCTCGGACAGGAGTGGGCCGGGGCGCCGACGGGGCTGCGGGAGCTGGTCGACGGGGAACTGGCACGGCTGCGGACCGGTTTCCCCGAGCTGCCCCGCCGGATCTCCGGGTACGCCCTGGACGCCCTCCTGCCGGAACACCGGGCCGACGTCGCCCGGTCCTTCTGCGGCAGCGAGGGCACTCTGGGCGTCCTCACCGAGGCCGTCGTCCGGCTGGTGGAGGCGCCACGCGCGCGTGCGCTCGCGGTGCTCGGGTACGCGGACGAGGGCGCGGCCGCCGAGGCGGCGGCGGGGCTGCTGGTGCACCGCCCCCTGACGGTGGAGGGCATGGCGGCCGACCTGGTGCCCTCGACGGCCGCGCTGCCGCGGGGCGGCGCCTGGCTGTTCGTGGAGACGGGCGGCTCCTCCGAGGGCGAGGCACGCGCGCGTGCGGAGGACGTCGTGCGCGCTGCCGACGTCCTCGACGCGCTCGTGGTGACCGACCCGGCGGGGCAGCGGGCCCTGTGGCGCATCCGCGAGGACGCCAGCGGTACGGCGACCCGGATGCCGGACGGTTCCGAGGCCTGGCCCGGCTGGGAGGACTGCGCGGTGCCGCCGCAGCGGCTCGGCGCCTATCTGCGGGACTTCCGCGGACTGCTCGTCTCCCACGGCTTCAAGGGCACCCCGTACGGACATTTCGGCGACGGCTGCATCCACGTCCGCATCGACTTCGACCTGCTCACCGGTCCCGGCATCGCCCGCTTCCGGCGCTTCTCCGAGGAACTCGCCGACCTGGTGGCGGCGCACGGCGGGTCGCTGTCCGGAGAGCACGGGGACGGGCAGGCGCGGGCCGAAATGCTGCCGAGGATGTACGGCGAGGAGATGGTCGCCCTGTTCGAGCGGGCGAAGGGCATCTGGGACCCGGACGACCTGCTCAACCCGGGGATGCTGGTCCGCCCGGCCCCCCTCGACACCAACCTCCGCTTCTCCGTCCTGCCCCGCGAGCCGGTCGAGGTCGCCTTCGGGTACCCGGCCGACGGCGGCGACTTCTCCGCCGCGGTACGGCGCTGCGTCGGGGTCGCGAAGTGTCGTACGACATCGGCGACCGGGTCCGCCGTCATGTGCCCGTCCTTCCGGGCCACCGGCGAGGAGGCGCACTCCACGCGCGGGCGGGCCCGGCTGCTGCACGAGATGCTGGCCGGTGAGGCGGGCGGGCTGGTCACCGACGGCTGGCGGTCCGAGGAGGTGCGCGAGGCGCTGGACCTGTGCCTGTCCTGCAAGGGCTGCCGTTCCGACTGCCCGGTCGGGGTCGACATGGCCACGTACAAGGCGGAGTTCCTGCACCACCACTACGCCGGGCGACGGCGACCGGCCGCCCACCACAGCATGGGCCGGCTGCCGATGTGGCTGCGCGCGGTGGACCGTATGAGAGCGGCGGCGGTGGTCAACGCCCTTGCCTCCGTAAGGCCGTTGGCGGCCCTCGCCAAGCGGCTCGGCGGGATCGCGTCCGAGCGGCGGATCCCCGAGGTGGCGACGGAGACGTTCAGCCGGTGGTGGGACAGGCGAAAGGCCCGGGGCACCGGTGGTGAACCGGTCGTCCTGTGGCCCGACACCTTCACCGAGCATCTCTCACCGTCCGTGGGACAGGCGGCCGTACGCGTGCTGGAGGCGGCGGGGTTGCGGGTGGTTCTCCCTCCCACCGTGCACCTGGAGAAGGCGCCGGTGGGCGACGGCAGGACGGTCGCCCTCGATCCGGTGTCCCTCCTGCGCGGCCGGGGCCGGGTCTGCTGCGGCCTGACGTATGTGTCGACGGGTCAACTCGACGGCGCCCGTACGGTGTTGCGCCGCACCCTCGACCTGATGGCTCCGGTGCTGGAGACCTCGGCCCCGGTCGTCGTCCTGGAACCGAGCTGCGCGGCCGCCCTCCGCACCGACCTGCCGGAACTGCTGCACGACGATCCGCGGGCCGCCCGGCTCGCCTCCCGGGTCCTCACCTTCGCGGAGGCGCTGGAGCGACTCGCCCCCGGCTGGCGGCCACCTGCCCTGGACCGGCCGGTCGTCGGCCAGACCCATTGCCATCAGCACGCCGTCCTGGGCGACATGGCCGACCGCCGGCTGCGCGAGGCCGCGGGACTCACCGGCGACCTGGCCGGCGGCTGCTGCGGGCTGGCGGGCAACTTCGGCTTCGAGAAAGGGCACTTCGAGGTGTCGCGGGCCTGCGCGGAGGACCAACTGCTGCCCTCGGTACGGCAGGCACCCGAGAGCGCGGTGGTGCTGGCCGACGGCTTCTCCTGCCGTACGCAACTGGACCAGCTGGCCGGGGTGCGGGGGCGGCATCTGGCGGAGGTACTCGCGGAGGCGCTGCGACGCGGTGAAGGCGCTGATGGGGTGGGCGGTCCGTGA
- a CDS encoding EamA family transporter gives MTTSSSAPTSSPTPVGTAPAHGPRRSSSLGPVGLVLAGGISVQFGAALAVTLMPRAGALGVVTLRLLAAAVVLLVVCRPRLRGHSRTDWGTVVVFGLTLAAMNGLFYQAVDRISLGAAVTLEFLGPLALSVLASRRAVNTVWAGLALAGVFLLGGGDFGDLDPAGVAFALGAGAMWAAYIVFSARTGRRFPQADGLALAMAVGALAFLPLGIAESGTRLLDPVTVGLGAAVALMSSVLPYTLELLALRTLPASAFAILMSLEPALAALAGFLILDQSLSALQALAVALVIAASMGAVRTQVGRGKAISP, from the coding sequence GTGACCACCTCCAGTAGCGCCCCGACGTCGTCGCCGACCCCGGTGGGCACCGCGCCCGCCCACGGGCCCCGCCGCTCCAGCTCTCTCGGTCCCGTCGGCCTGGTGCTCGCCGGGGGCATCTCCGTGCAGTTCGGCGCGGCGCTGGCCGTGACCCTGATGCCGAGGGCGGGCGCCCTCGGGGTCGTGACCCTGCGGCTGCTGGCGGCCGCGGTCGTCCTCCTCGTCGTCTGCCGCCCCCGGCTGCGCGGGCACTCCCGCACCGACTGGGGCACGGTTGTCGTCTTCGGCCTCACCCTGGCCGCGATGAACGGCCTCTTCTACCAGGCCGTCGACCGCATCTCCCTCGGCGCAGCCGTGACCCTGGAGTTCCTCGGACCCCTCGCCCTCTCGGTGCTCGCCTCCCGCCGCGCGGTCAACACCGTCTGGGCCGGACTAGCGCTCGCCGGTGTCTTCCTCCTGGGCGGCGGGGACTTCGGCGACCTGGACCCGGCGGGCGTCGCCTTCGCGCTGGGTGCGGGCGCCATGTGGGCGGCGTACATCGTCTTCAGCGCGAGGACCGGCCGCCGCTTCCCGCAGGCCGACGGCCTCGCCCTGGCGATGGCGGTCGGCGCGCTGGCGTTCCTGCCGCTCGGCATCGCGGAGTCGGGCACCAGGCTCCTCGATCCGGTGACCGTGGGTCTCGGCGCGGCGGTGGCCCTGATGTCCTCCGTCCTGCCCTACACCCTCGAACTCCTCGCCCTGCGCACCCTGCCCGCCTCCGCCTTCGCCATCCTCATGAGCCTGGAGCCGGCCCTGGCCGCCCTCGCGGGCTTCCTGATCCTCGACCAGTCCCTGTCCGCGCTTCAGGCGCTCGCCGTCGCGCTCGTGATCGCGGCGAGCATGGGAGCGGTCCGGACGCAGGTGGGACGGGGTAAG
- a CDS encoding GNAT family N-acetyltransferase — METNTPLTSWTLRPAHPDDVEPIAELRAMVMRPDLERLGRFDEHRVRQRFRDAFVERHMSIIMAEGRFAGCVALRPAAAGHWLEHFFIAPDLQGHGLGSAVLRGLLARTDADGELVRLNVLQGSAARRLYERHGFTVETEDPVDVFMVRGPRR; from the coding sequence GTGGAAACGAACACGCCTCTCACGAGCTGGACCCTGCGTCCGGCGCACCCCGACGACGTCGAGCCGATAGCCGAGCTGCGGGCCATGGTGATGCGCCCCGACCTGGAGCGGCTTGGCCGGTTCGACGAGCACCGGGTGCGGCAGCGGTTCCGGGACGCCTTCGTCGAGCGGCACATGTCGATCATCATGGCCGAGGGGCGTTTCGCGGGCTGTGTCGCCCTGCGGCCGGCCGCGGCCGGCCACTGGCTGGAGCACTTCTTCATCGCCCCGGACCTCCAGGGCCACGGCCTCGGCTCGGCCGTCCTGCGCGGCCTGCTCGCGCGGACCGACGCCGACGGCGAACTCGTCCGCCTGAACGTCCTCCAGGGCAGCGCGGCCCGACGCCTGTACGAGCGCCACGGTTTCACCGTGGAGACCGAGGACCCGGTGGACGTCTTCATGGTGCGGGGACCGCGCCGGTAG
- a CDS encoding Type 1 glutamine amidotransferase-like domain-containing protein, whose translation MKLLLTDSGVKNTRIQDALVDLLGKPIAESSALCIPTAGYGAPDADPGGPWRFVSGRSPHPMTGLGWKSVGVLELTALPSIEKASWVSWVRETDALLVNGGDALYLAHWMRESGLAGLLPSLPDTVYVGLSAGSMVMTPRIGQDFVGWKPPAGGDSTLGLVDFSLFPHLDHPACPENSMASAERWAAEIAGPAYAIDEQTAIKVADGTVEVVSEGNWKLFNPAS comes from the coding sequence ATGAAGCTTCTCCTCACCGACTCCGGCGTCAAGAACACGCGCATCCAGGACGCGCTGGTCGACCTCCTGGGCAAGCCGATCGCCGAGTCCAGCGCCCTGTGCATCCCCACCGCGGGGTACGGGGCCCCCGACGCCGATCCGGGCGGGCCATGGCGATTCGTCAGCGGACGATCCCCCCACCCCATGACCGGCCTGGGGTGGAAGTCGGTGGGCGTGCTGGAGCTCACCGCGCTGCCCAGCATCGAGAAGGCGAGCTGGGTCTCCTGGGTCCGGGAGACCGACGCCCTGCTGGTCAACGGCGGTGACGCGCTGTACCTGGCGCACTGGATGCGGGAATCCGGGCTCGCCGGCCTCCTGCCGTCGCTGCCCGACACGGTCTACGTGGGACTCAGCGCCGGGAGCATGGTGATGACACCCCGCATCGGGCAGGACTTCGTGGGCTGGAAGCCGCCCGCCGGCGGCGACAGCACATTGGGCCTGGTGGATTTTTCGCTCTTCCCGCACCTGGATCACCCGGCTTGCCCGGAGAACTCCATGGCCTCGGCAGAACGATGGGCGGCCGAGATCGCGGGTCCGGCGTATGCGATCGACGAGCAGACCGCCATCAAGGTGGCGGACGGAACCGTCGAGGTGGTCTCCGAGGGAAACTGGAAGTTGTTCAACCCGGCCTCGTGA
- a CDS encoding cellulase family glycosylhydrolase: MFRSLRRALCAVAAACLLPLGTAGLQSAHAAETAGAGYWHTSGRQILDKSGQPVRIAGINWFGFETSNQVVHGLWSRDYKSMIDQMKSLGYNTLRIPYSDDIFKSGTVPNSIDFSSGKNADLQGLNSLGVLDKIVSYAGQDGLKVILDRHRPDSGGQSALWYTSAVPESTWIANLKALATRYRGQDTVVGIDLHNEPHDPACWGCGDTATDWRLAAQRAGNAVLGVNPELLIFVEGVQTFNGVSGWWGGNLMGVAQYPVQLNVANRVVYSAHDYATSVAQQSWFSDPSFPANMPGIWDKYWGYIFKQNIAPVWVGEFGTTLQPTVDQKWLAALVSYLRPTSTYGADSFHWTFWSWNPNSGDTGGILKDDWQTVDTVKDGYLASVKAPGFPSSGDPGDPGDPGGGTAACTASYAVSSDWGSGFNAEVKVTNSGSTALSSWKVTWSWPGSQKVTSMWNASYTQTGSTVTAANASHNGAVPVGSSASFGFGGAPGGGGAPAVSCTAA; this comes from the coding sequence TCCGCAGCTTGCGAAGAGCGCTGTGTGCGGTGGCGGCGGCGTGCCTGTTACCGCTGGGGACCGCCGGTCTTCAGTCGGCCCACGCCGCCGAGACGGCCGGCGCCGGCTACTGGCACACCAGCGGCCGTCAGATCCTGGACAAGTCCGGGCAGCCGGTCCGGATCGCCGGGATCAACTGGTTCGGCTTCGAGACCAGTAACCAGGTCGTGCACGGCCTCTGGTCCCGCGACTACAAATCCATGATCGACCAGATGAAGTCGTTGGGCTACAACACCCTCCGCATCCCCTACAGCGACGACATCTTCAAGTCGGGGACGGTCCCCAACAGCATCGACTTCTCCAGCGGCAAGAACGCCGACCTCCAGGGGCTGAACTCCCTCGGCGTCCTGGACAAGATCGTGTCGTACGCCGGTCAGGACGGCCTCAAGGTCATCCTCGACCGGCACCGCCCGGACTCCGGCGGCCAGTCGGCGCTCTGGTACACCTCCGCGGTTCCGGAGTCGACGTGGATCGCCAACCTCAAGGCGCTGGCGACGCGTTACCGGGGCCAGGACACGGTCGTGGGCATCGACCTGCACAACGAGCCCCACGATCCCGCCTGTTGGGGCTGCGGTGACACGGCCACGGACTGGCGGCTGGCGGCTCAGCGGGCCGGCAACGCGGTGCTGGGGGTCAATCCCGAGCTGCTGATCTTCGTCGAAGGCGTGCAGACCTTCAACGGCGTCTCCGGCTGGTGGGGCGGCAACCTGATGGGCGTCGCCCAGTACCCGGTGCAGCTGAACGTCGCGAACCGGGTCGTGTACTCCGCCCACGACTACGCGACGAGCGTGGCCCAGCAGAGCTGGTTCAGCGACCCGTCCTTCCCCGCCAACATGCCGGGGATCTGGGACAAGTACTGGGGCTACATCTTCAAGCAGAACATCGCCCCGGTGTGGGTGGGCGAGTTCGGCACCACCCTGCAGCCGACCGTGGACCAGAAGTGGCTGGCGGCGCTGGTCTCGTATCTGCGGCCGACATCGACGTACGGCGCCGACTCCTTCCACTGGACCTTCTGGTCCTGGAACCCCAACTCCGGTGACACGGGCGGCATCCTGAAGGACGACTGGCAGACCGTGGACACCGTGAAGGACGGCTATCTGGCGAGCGTGAAGGCGCCGGGCTTCCCTTCGAGCGGCGACCCCGGAGACCCGGGCGACCCCGGCGGCGGCACGGCGGCCTGCACCGCCTCCTACGCGGTCAGCAGCGACTGGGGGAGCGGCTTCAACGCCGAGGTGAAGGTGACCAATTCGGGGTCCACGGCCCTCTCCTCCTGGAAGGTGACGTGGAGCTGGCCGGGCTCGCAGAAGGTCACCTCCATGTGGAACGCGTCGTACACCCAGACCGGCTCGACCGTGACCGCGGCGAACGCTTCCCACAACGGGGCGGTGCCGGTGGGGAGTTCGGCGAGCTTCGGCTTCGGGGGAGCGCCTGGGGGCGGGGGTGCGCCGGCTGTGAGCTGTACGGCTGCGTGA